The following coding sequences lie in one Actinopolymorpha sp. NPDC004070 genomic window:
- a CDS encoding LCP family protein, with amino-acid sequence MTTRRTKVDDTLRTTRHRHETSRRAHRSVSRRVGVGLLILLSTALFIVGGLALATLHNFQKFDRIQRFPALREIPEAERPKKPTGDSAADAVNVLIAGSDARTHGVRTTGEGKGDAWKRRRQRADTLMLLHITSDRKSVQVISFPRDSWVTIPGHGKNRLNAAYSFGGPQLYVRTMEHLTGLRIDHVAAIDWAGFMALTDALGGVEMSFKHDTRLTTGKQYAPGTHTLSGEEALAYVRERHHVPGGDFGRIDRQQNFLRTLMGKVLSSGTLTHPIMLDRMLTAISQNLSVDDEFTSDEIRSLAIEMRNLHAGNVTFMTAPTKGYGTEGSRSVVYLDKANLSTLMSAISSDDLQEWLRTHGKNDVLGRDVR; translated from the coding sequence ATGACCACTCGCAGGACCAAGGTCGACGACACACTGCGCACGACCAGGCACCGCCATGAAACCTCGCGCCGCGCCCACAGGTCCGTGAGTCGCCGTGTCGGGGTGGGCCTACTCATCCTGTTGTCGACAGCACTCTTCATTGTCGGTGGTCTTGCGCTTGCCACCCTCCACAACTTTCAGAAGTTCGACCGCATCCAGAGATTCCCGGCGTTGCGTGAGATACCGGAGGCCGAACGGCCCAAGAAGCCGACGGGCGACAGCGCTGCCGACGCCGTCAACGTCCTGATCGCCGGAAGCGACGCTAGGACGCATGGAGTCAGGACGACCGGCGAAGGCAAGGGCGATGCGTGGAAGCGTCGTAGGCAGCGCGCCGACACTTTGATGCTCCTACACATCACCAGCGATCGCAAGTCTGTGCAAGTGATCTCGTTCCCTCGTGATTCATGGGTGACGATTCCTGGCCATGGTAAGAACAGGCTCAATGCTGCTTACTCCTTTGGCGGACCTCAGCTCTATGTCCGAACAATGGAACATCTCACCGGCCTGCGGATCGATCACGTGGCGGCAATAGACTGGGCAGGGTTCATGGCGCTAACGGACGCGCTAGGCGGCGTCGAGATGTCCTTTAAACACGACACCCGGCTGACGACCGGCAAGCAGTATGCTCCTGGTACGCATACACTCAGCGGCGAAGAGGCGCTCGCCTACGTGCGTGAGCGCCACCACGTGCCAGGTGGTGACTTCGGCCGTATCGATAGACAGCAGAACTTTCTTCGGACTCTGATGGGTAAAGTCCTGTCCAGCGGAACGCTCACGCATCCGATCATGCTCGACCGGATGCTCACCGCGATCAGCCAGAACCTCTCTGTCGATGACGAATTCACCAGCGATGAAATTCGGAGCCTTGCCATCGAAATGAGGAATCTGCACGCCGGCAACGTGACGTTCATGACTGCACCGACGAAAGGTTATGGTACGGAAGGCAGCCGGTCGGTGGTATACCTCGACAAGGCAAACCTATCGACACTTATGAGCGCCATCAGCTCTGACGATCTCCAGGAGTGGCTCCGGACACACGGCAAGAATGACGTGCTCGGCCGCGATGTCAGGTGA
- a CDS encoding YceI family protein — MAASAGQVRLGPDNGHLILRTGRQGVASKVGHDLTIEVTDWSAQLDLPADTPADATVTAQINLESLQVREGTGGVKPLTDKDRGEIHGNARRILAVDRHPHATFQSSQVTPIASGATVTGTLTLHGASAPIELHVREVTPHRYHGTAVVVQSAYGIKPYTAFLGALKLRDEVEVEVDIDLSGAERPTRPS, encoded by the coding sequence ATGGCAGCCTCGGCCGGCCAGGTCCGGCTTGGACCAGACAACGGACATCTCATCCTGCGTACCGGCCGTCAAGGCGTCGCGTCGAAGGTAGGACATGACCTGACGATCGAGGTAACCGACTGGTCAGCACAGCTGGATTTGCCCGCCGACACGCCGGCCGACGCGACGGTCACCGCGCAGATCAATCTGGAGTCGCTGCAGGTTCGAGAGGGCACTGGCGGCGTCAAGCCATTGACCGACAAGGACCGGGGCGAGATCCACGGCAATGCCCGGCGGATCCTTGCGGTAGACCGCCATCCCCATGCAACCTTCCAGTCCAGCCAGGTGACCCCCATTGCCAGCGGCGCCACGGTCACCGGAACGCTGACATTGCATGGCGCCTCAGCCCCCATCGAGTTGCACGTGCGCGAGGTGACACCACACCGGTACCACGGCACCGCTGTGGTAGTGCAGTCGGCATACGGAATCAAGCCCTACACGGCCTTTCTCGGTGCACTGAAACTTCGCGACGAGGTGGAGGTGGAAGTCGACATCGACTTGTCGGGGGCCGAGCGACCAACGCGGCCATCGTGA